From a single Buteo buteo chromosome 14, bButBut1.hap1.1, whole genome shotgun sequence genomic region:
- the CPB2 gene encoding carboxypeptidase B2, with amino-acid sequence MKFYLLFFTLFIWIQEKHGLTFPRDEVLCALPQTDKQVEALQNLLNTTEVILWQPVVVENIRKDREVHFYVRASSINSIKAQLRQLTIHHNVTMEDVQGHIEKQTTNDTVNPRSSSSYYENYHSMKEIYHWMEEVVRVHSDLLRKIYIGSSYEKRPLYVLKLSKSQEIPKSAIWIDCGIHAREWISPAFCLWFIGHAIHVRERDRTMTTLLEHFDFYIMPVMNVDGYEYTWSHPSNRLWRKSRSSHGNSKCIGTDMNRNFDARWCGKGASPYECQETYCGPYPESEPEVKAVARFVRDHKDIIKAYITMHSYSQLVLFPYSYTMDKSKDHDELESLAKKAATAIKRTTKKTYTPGAGAQTIYLAPGGSDDWAYDLGIKYSFTIELRDTGTYGFLLPPREIKPTCLEALSAVKEIAQHVLQNL; translated from the exons ATGAAGTTTTACCTGCTCTTTTTTACCCTATTTATCTGGATTCAAGAGAAGCATGGCCTCACTTTTCCAAG GGATGAAGTTTTGTGCGCTCTCCCACAAACAGACAAACAGGTTGAAGCCCTTCAGAATTTACTGAACACCACCGAG GTCATTCTCTGGCAACCTGTTGTGGTTGAAAACATCAGGAAGgacagagaagtccatttctaTGTCAGGGCATCCAGCATAAATAGCATAAAAGCTCAGTTAAGGCAACTGACCATCCACCacaa cgTCACGATGGAAGACGTTCAAGGACATATTGAGAAACAGACTACCAATGACACAGTCAACCCACGCAGCTCTTCATCGTACTATGAAAACTACCATTCGATGAAAGAA ATATATCACTGGATGGAAGAAGTTGTGAGAGTCCATTCTGACCTCCTCCGGAAAATATATATTGGCTCATCATATGAGAAACGACCACTTTATGTTCTGAAG CTTTCTAAAAGCCAGGAAATACCCAAAAGTGCCATATGGATTGACTGTGGTATCCACGCTAGAGAATggatttctcctgctttttgccTGTGGTTCATAGGCCAT GCAATCCACGTGCGTGAGAGAGATCGGACCATGACAACGCTTCTGGAGCACTTTGATTTCTACATCATGCCTGTGATGAATGTGGATGGCTATGAGTACACGTGGAGCCATCCCTCT AATCGGCTGTGGAGAAAGAGCCGCTCATCGCACGGTAACAGCAAGTGCATCGGTACTGACATGAACAGGAATTTTGATGCGCGCTGGTGTG GGAAAGGAGCTTCTCCCTACGAATGTCAGGAGACATACTGTGGACCCTACCCAGAGTCTGAACCTGAAGTGAAAGCCGTGGCTCGCTTTGTCAGAGATCACAAAGACATTATTAAAGCATACATAACCATGCACTCTTACTCCCAGTTGGTATTGTTTCCATATTCTTACACAATGGACAAAAGCAAAGACCACGATGAGCTG gaAAGTCTGGCAAAGAAAGCAGCTACAGCGATAAAGAGGACAACGAAGAAAACCTACACACCTGGTGCAGGTGCACAAACAATTT ATTTAGCTCCTGGAGGTTCAGACGATTGGGCTTACGATCTTGgcattaaatattcttttaccATTGAGCTTCGGGACACAGGAACTTACGGATTTTTGCTTCCTCCTCGAGAAATTAAACCAACTTGCTTAGAAGCACTTTCTGCTGTCAAAGAGATAGCTCAGCACGTTCTTCAAAATTTGTGA